In a genomic window of Balaenoptera ricei isolate mBalRic1 chromosome 3, mBalRic1.hap2, whole genome shotgun sequence:
- the TARS1 gene encoding threonine--tRNA ligase 1, cytoplasmic isoform X1 has product MGDEKSVGASEEKRKEGSKKKNKEGSGDGGRAELNPWPEYINIRLEMYNKLKADHDSILAEKAEKDSKPIKVTLPDGKQLDAESWKTTPYKIACGISQGLADNTVIAKVNKVVWDLDRPLEEDCTLELLKFEDEEAQAVYWHSSAHIMGEAMERVYGGCLCYGPPIENGFYYDMYLEEGGVSSNDFSSLEALCKKIIKEKQAFERLEVKKETLLEMFKYNKFKCRILNEKVNTPTTTVYRCGPLIDLCRGPHVRHTGKIKTLKIHKNSSTYWEGKADMETLQRIYGISFPDPKMLKEWEKFQEEAKNRDHRKIGRDQELYFFHELSPGSCFFLPKGAYIYNTLIEFIRSEYRKRGFQEVVTPNIYNSRLWMTSGHWQHYSDNMFSFEVEKELFALKPMNCPGHCLMFDHRPRSWRELPLRVADFGVLHRNELSGALTGLTRVRRFQQDDAHIFCAIEQIEDEIKGCLDFLRTVYSIFGFSFKLNLSTRPEKFLGDIEVWNQAEKQLENSLNEFGEKWELNPGDGAFYGPKIDIQIKDAIGRYHQCATIQLDFQLPIRFNLTFVSHDGDDKKRPVIVHRAILGSVERMIAILTENYGGKWPFWLSPRQVMVVPVGPTCDEYAQKVRQQFHDAKFMVDIDLDPGCTLNKKIRNAQLAQYNFILVVGEKEKTSSTVNIRTRDNKVHGEHTISETIERLQRLKQSRSKQAEEEF; this is encoded by the exons ATGGGAGACGAGAAGTCG GTAGGTGCCAGTGAGGAGAAacgaaaggaaggaagcaagaagaagaacaaagaaggcTCTGGGGATGGAGGTCGAGCAGAG TTGAATCCTTGGCCTGAATATATTAACATACGTCTTGAGATGTATAATAAACTAAAAGCAGACCACGATTCCATTCTggcagaaaaagcagaaaaagataGCAAGCCAATTAAAGTCACCCTGCCTGATGGTAAACAGTTGGATGCAGAATCCTGGAAAACTACACCATATAAAATTGCTTGTGGAATTAG tcaaggccTGGCTGACAACACTGTTATTGCTAAAGTGAATAAAGTCGTCTGGGACCTAGACCGTCCTCTGGAGGAAGATTGTACCTTGGAGCTTCTCAAGTTTGAGGATGAGGAAGCTCAAGCA gTATATTGGCACTCGAGTGCTCACATAATGGGTGAAGCCATGGAAAGAGTCTATGGTGGGTGTTTGTGTTACGGTCCACCAATAGAAAATGGATTCTATTACGACATGTACCTTGAAGAAGG ggGTGTGTCCAGCAACGATTTCTCTTCTTTGGAGGCTTTATGTaagaaaatcattaaagaaaaacaagcttTTGAAAGATTAGAAGTTAAGAAGGAAACTTTACTGGAAATGTTTAAG taCAACAAGTTCAAATGCAGGATATTGAACGAAAAAGTGAATACTCCAACTACCACAGTCTATAG GTGTGGCCCCTTGATAGATCTCTGCCGGGGTCCTCATGTCAGACACACTGGCAAAATCAAGACTCTGAAAATACACAAA AATTCCTCCACCTACTGGGAAGGCAAGGCAGATATGGAGACTTTGCAGAGAATTTATGGCATTTCATTCCCAGATCctaaaatgttgaaagaatggGAGAAGTTCCAAGAGGAGGCTAAAAACCGAGATCATAGGAAAATTGGAAGG GACCAAGAACTGTATTTCTTCCATGAACTCAGCCCTGGAAGTTGCTTTTTCCTGCCAAAGGGAGCCTACATTTATAATACACTTATTGAATTCATCAGG AGTGAATATAGGAAACGAGGATTCCAGGAGGTGGTCACCCCAAACATCTACAACAGCCGACTCTGGATGACCTCGGGCCACTGGCAGCACTACAGCGACAACATGTTCTCCTTTGAGGTGGAGAAGGAGCTGTTTGCTCTGAAACCCATGAACTGCCCGGGACACTG ccTTATGTTTGATCATCGGCCAAGATCCTGGCGAGAGTTGCCTCTGCGAGTAGCTGATTTTGGGGTGCTTCATAGGAATGAGCTGTCGGGAGCGCTCACAGGACTCACTCGGGTGCGAAGATTCCAGCAGGATGACGCTCACATATTCTGTGCCATAGAGCAG attgAGGATGAAATAAAAGGTTGTTTGGATTTTCTGCGTACAGTATATAGcatatttgggttttcttttaaacTGAACCTGTCTACTCGCCCGGAAAAATTCCTTGGAGATATTGAAGTATGGAATCAAGCCGAGAAA CAACTTGAAAACAGTCTGAATGAGTTTGGTGAAAAGTGGGAATTAAATCCTGGAGATGGAGCTTTCTATGGTCCAAAG ATTGACATACAGATTAAAGATGCCATTGGTCGGTACCACCAGTGTGCAACAATCCAGTTGGATTTTCAGTTGCCCATTAGATTTAATCTTACTTTTGTAAG ccatgatggtgatgataagaAAAGGCCAGTGATTGTCCATAGAGCCATCTTGGGGTCAGTGGAAAGAATGATTGCTATCCTCACTGAAAACTATGGGGGCAAATG GCCCTTCTGGCTGTCTCCTCGCCAGGTAATGGTAGTTCCCGTGGGACCAACATGTGATGAATATGCCCAAAAG GTACGGCAACAATTCCATGATGCTAAATTCATGGTGGACATTGATCTGGATCCGGGCTGTACATTAAACAAGAAGATCAGAAACGCACAGTTAGCACAGTATAACTTCATCCTAG TTGTtggtgagaaagagaaaaccagCAGCACTGTCAACATCCGTACCAGAGATAACAAGGTGCACGGAGAACATACTATTTCTGAGACCATCGAGCGGCTCCAGCGGCTCAAGCAGTCCCGCAGCAAACAGGCAGAAGAAGAATTTTAA
- the TARS1 gene encoding threonine--tRNA ligase 1, cytoplasmic isoform X2 produces the protein MGDEKSVGASEEKRKEGSKKKNKEGSGDGGRAELNPWPEYINIRLEMYNKLKADHDSILAEKAEKDSKPIKVTLPDGKQLDAESWKTTPYKIACGISQGLADNTVIAKVNKVVWDLDRPLEEDCTLELLKFEDEEAQAVYWHSSAHIMGEAMERVYGGCLCYGPPIENGFYYDMYLEEGGVSSNDFSSLEALCKKIIKEKQAFERLEVKKETLLEMFKYNKFKCRILNEKVNTPTTTVYRCGPLIDLCRGPHVRHTGKIKTLKIHKNSSTYWEGKADMETLQRIYGISFPDPKMLKEWEKFQEEAKNRDHRKIGRDQELYFFHELSPGSCFFLPKGAYIYNTLIEFIRSEYRKRGFQEVVTPNIYNSRLWMTSGHWQHYSDNMFSFEVEKELFALKPMNCPGHCLMFDHRPRSWRELPLRVADFGVLHRNELSGALTGLTRVRRFQQDDAHIFCAIEQQLENSLNEFGEKWELNPGDGAFYGPKIDIQIKDAIGRYHQCATIQLDFQLPIRFNLTFVSHDGDDKKRPVIVHRAILGSVERMIAILTENYGGKWPFWLSPRQVMVVPVGPTCDEYAQKVRQQFHDAKFMVDIDLDPGCTLNKKIRNAQLAQYNFILVVGEKEKTSSTVNIRTRDNKVHGEHTISETIERLQRLKQSRSKQAEEEF, from the exons ATGGGAGACGAGAAGTCG GTAGGTGCCAGTGAGGAGAAacgaaaggaaggaagcaagaagaagaacaaagaaggcTCTGGGGATGGAGGTCGAGCAGAG TTGAATCCTTGGCCTGAATATATTAACATACGTCTTGAGATGTATAATAAACTAAAAGCAGACCACGATTCCATTCTggcagaaaaagcagaaaaagataGCAAGCCAATTAAAGTCACCCTGCCTGATGGTAAACAGTTGGATGCAGAATCCTGGAAAACTACACCATATAAAATTGCTTGTGGAATTAG tcaaggccTGGCTGACAACACTGTTATTGCTAAAGTGAATAAAGTCGTCTGGGACCTAGACCGTCCTCTGGAGGAAGATTGTACCTTGGAGCTTCTCAAGTTTGAGGATGAGGAAGCTCAAGCA gTATATTGGCACTCGAGTGCTCACATAATGGGTGAAGCCATGGAAAGAGTCTATGGTGGGTGTTTGTGTTACGGTCCACCAATAGAAAATGGATTCTATTACGACATGTACCTTGAAGAAGG ggGTGTGTCCAGCAACGATTTCTCTTCTTTGGAGGCTTTATGTaagaaaatcattaaagaaaaacaagcttTTGAAAGATTAGAAGTTAAGAAGGAAACTTTACTGGAAATGTTTAAG taCAACAAGTTCAAATGCAGGATATTGAACGAAAAAGTGAATACTCCAACTACCACAGTCTATAG GTGTGGCCCCTTGATAGATCTCTGCCGGGGTCCTCATGTCAGACACACTGGCAAAATCAAGACTCTGAAAATACACAAA AATTCCTCCACCTACTGGGAAGGCAAGGCAGATATGGAGACTTTGCAGAGAATTTATGGCATTTCATTCCCAGATCctaaaatgttgaaagaatggGAGAAGTTCCAAGAGGAGGCTAAAAACCGAGATCATAGGAAAATTGGAAGG GACCAAGAACTGTATTTCTTCCATGAACTCAGCCCTGGAAGTTGCTTTTTCCTGCCAAAGGGAGCCTACATTTATAATACACTTATTGAATTCATCAGG AGTGAATATAGGAAACGAGGATTCCAGGAGGTGGTCACCCCAAACATCTACAACAGCCGACTCTGGATGACCTCGGGCCACTGGCAGCACTACAGCGACAACATGTTCTCCTTTGAGGTGGAGAAGGAGCTGTTTGCTCTGAAACCCATGAACTGCCCGGGACACTG ccTTATGTTTGATCATCGGCCAAGATCCTGGCGAGAGTTGCCTCTGCGAGTAGCTGATTTTGGGGTGCTTCATAGGAATGAGCTGTCGGGAGCGCTCACAGGACTCACTCGGGTGCGAAGATTCCAGCAGGATGACGCTCACATATTCTGTGCCATAGAGCAG CAACTTGAAAACAGTCTGAATGAGTTTGGTGAAAAGTGGGAATTAAATCCTGGAGATGGAGCTTTCTATGGTCCAAAG ATTGACATACAGATTAAAGATGCCATTGGTCGGTACCACCAGTGTGCAACAATCCAGTTGGATTTTCAGTTGCCCATTAGATTTAATCTTACTTTTGTAAG ccatgatggtgatgataagaAAAGGCCAGTGATTGTCCATAGAGCCATCTTGGGGTCAGTGGAAAGAATGATTGCTATCCTCACTGAAAACTATGGGGGCAAATG GCCCTTCTGGCTGTCTCCTCGCCAGGTAATGGTAGTTCCCGTGGGACCAACATGTGATGAATATGCCCAAAAG GTACGGCAACAATTCCATGATGCTAAATTCATGGTGGACATTGATCTGGATCCGGGCTGTACATTAAACAAGAAGATCAGAAACGCACAGTTAGCACAGTATAACTTCATCCTAG TTGTtggtgagaaagagaaaaccagCAGCACTGTCAACATCCGTACCAGAGATAACAAGGTGCACGGAGAACATACTATTTCTGAGACCATCGAGCGGCTCCAGCGGCTCAAGCAGTCCCGCAGCAAACAGGCAGAAGAAGAATTTTAA